The genomic stretch TAACCAGCACAGGAAATTTGGGCCAGGGCACTGTGAATTGAAAGCGGAATTGCTGTCACTGCATGAGAGTTGCAGTTGACCTTGAAATCAGGGATGTGGTCTCAAGTGTGTGTGACCTTGCAGAAATCATTGTACCTCtcagagcttcagttttcttGCTTGTGAAATGGGTCCGTGTGGCTCTGTGTCTTTCTGATGGCCgtctcttcccttcttttccttcccatcTTATGTACCATCTCTGGTCCCTGGTACCTCCTTTGGCTTCTTTACTAGTCCCTGATTTTTTCCTCTGCCTAAGGGGCACCCAGGACCCTGAACACCCTGAGATACTCTCCTGTTCTCCTGTCAAGCCCTCCTACATGCTCAGACCAGGGTTTTTCAGCCAGCGCCTACTAAAATTTGGGACTGGATGACTTGGTTGTGGGAGGCTGCCTTGGGTAcagtgggatgtttagcagcatatCTGACCTCTGTCCACGTGATACTACTACATGCAGTAGTATCTGGCTCccctagttgtgacaaccaaaatttgtctccagacattgcctaTTGTCTCCTGGGAGGCCCACATTACCCTGATTGAGAACCATTGCTCTACACAGCTTAATGTCTGAGGCAGGGCTAGGATTTGCAGTGATTTCACCTCCCTTAAATTTTAGATCTCTGCTCTGAAACTGTTTCCTGGCAAATACCCGATGAAGGCAGCACAGTCACCTCAAACCCTCCTGTGGCAAATGATTTGAATCTCAGCAGGATTTGAGCTAAACTGATTATCTCTCTGGAAATAACAAAGGGTTTagttttttttgcatatttttagttTATATTAAGCCCAGGTCATTTCTTTTCAATGTGAAGTGggttttattctttctcctttgttccCAGTCGTAGTTTTATGGCCTTCTCTGAATCCCTCTGagctcctctttttatttttgaagcacTGGTTTTACCTGAAGAAGAGTTTGACTTCTCTACTTTTCTGTTTCCTCAGTTTGATAGAAGTCCCTCAGTAGATCTATGAGTAAAACTTAAATCCCAGAAGAGAAAGCCCCTGAGGAGACAGCAGGTGGCCTGTGATGGTGGCTCTGGAGCCTTTTTGAGCTGGGCTGTGGGGAGAGTGATGGTAGCTCAGGAAGGCATCAGGCAGCGGCTCTCCTCATGCTTTccgcacacaaggctcagcagctCAGAGCGTCTTGCCACAGAATTCAGTAAATACAGAAAGGCAGTTTGAAATATTCTGCCCAAAGAAAACTTCCTGTTCTTTGGAAACGAACTGAAATGTTAGCTCATTGGTGTCGTTCAAATCTACTCTCCATTTCCCTTGAAGGTGAAGAGCATCTCCAATTGGAGGGTACAGTGAGCGTGTGTGAATGCGTGTGAGCGTGTGCGCGTGTGTGTTCAGAGCCGCAGCCTGCACTCAGGCTTACCACAGTGCCTCAATCCCCCCTCCCATCTGGACTCTCCCCTTGCCCATGGAGGGCTTTGCTGCTGGGTTTGTAGACTGAATTCTGACTCCAGGACTGGAGCTTGTCAGAAGCTAGAGGAGAGCatgaggggctgggggtggtagGCTCTGAGGAGGTCTGAAGGCAGACGGGCTAGTGCACTAGTGAGGACAGCCAGACTCTGACCCAGGACAGCCTATGGGGAGAAGGTGTGAGGCTTGCTGTCTTGGAGAGGGTTCCAGGCCATGTCAGTGCCTGCCTGGGAAGAGCAAAAGGCAGAGGAATGGCTCGGATGGCCTCTGCATGCAGCCACTCTGGGCATCTCCCTTCTGGAAGGGGGGAATGTGCctagagggggagggaaggaggtaaGAAGAGACAGTATGAGGCCTGAGGAGTCACAGAGCACTTAGATGCTGCCACTGTGGCCCATTGGGCAGGGGTACAGGAGATGGTGTCAGAGGACCTAGGTGCTATACATTTCTGGTCTCCAGGGAGAGACATTTTTAACTTGAGACTGAGTATGATAAAAGACTGAATAGAACACATAATAAAAGATGTGGTTCAGTTAGGTGCTGTGAtcagggaagccttcctggaGGTGGTGGGCTTGAATAAAGAAGGAAGGCAGTTGAGGAGAACAGTGTTAGCAAAGGGAGGGAGTAGAGAatttatatgtgcatgtgtgtcttcAGGGCCTTTTCTGACTTTTTGTGATATTTCTGAAAGATTAGTAATAAGAGAGAAGGAGTGTTGGGTAGTGTACCCAGGAAATGCATAGCGTACATTGGGCAACACTGCCTAACCATATGAGACAacctagaaatgaatgaaaacagcaTTTCAGCAAGATTTAAATAAGGTTGTCATCCTAGAGAAGGTTTCTCTTGGCATGCCACGGGGCTCAGTGAGTGGCCTTGTTTTGCAGAATTTATTAATGACttgaatgaagaaaaggaagaccTGCTTATCAAGTGCATAGATGGCTTAAAGCTGTGGGTTATCACTAATCCATGGGATGACACAATTGAGATTAAAAAAGGATTTTGCTAGGCTGGAATATACCCAAACTAACCAGGTGAAATTCTGTGGAGACAGATGTAAAGCCCTACCCGTGAGCTCTGAAACATCAGTCATCCAAGCAGCAGATGCAGATGAAGCTTGCGCTTCAAGCTCAGGGAAACGCACcagccaggagtggctgcaggcTTGGGCCTAGGACAGAGGAGCACCGCCCACACATCTGTCCTCAGCATCGTCAGGCTGTCCCCAGAATCATGCACTGCATTTTGGGAGTAGCATTTCCTCCAAGATTCTGGCAAATCGGAGTGTGTGTCAGGGATGACCTCCAGCAGAGCACAGAGGGACTGGAAGTCTTGTCACCCAAAGAACTTGGAGATCCTGAGAGGGCTGAGCTCAGGAAAGAGATTACCTAGGGGAAGCGGTGAGGGGCTGTCTTCCAACATGTTCCATAAGGCAGAACCAAGCTCAATAGATATGTTTGAAGGAGAGATTCTGGATCATTAGAAAGAGCTTTCTAATAGAACAGTTCAGAAGTGGCAAGGGCTTTCTTTTGAAGGAGGGAGTGCCCACACAAGCTGGCTGGATGTCCAAGCTAGAATTATGTAAGAAAGGTTTCTACACTGTGTGAGTCAGACTAAGGGGTCTCTGTGATCCCCTCCAGTTCCAAGCCTTTGTAATGTCTGATATAGTGGACAGTTCACAGTTGAGTGCTGGAGCAAAGCCAAGGCAGGGAGTGTTTTATTACTTTATTCATGTagtcaatgaacatttattatgttCCCGTCACTGttccaggtgctggggatatagcAGGGAACCCGACATAGCTCTTCAGAAAGCAGAGCAgcagttggggggtggggattgactgcagaggggcaggagggaaCTTTTGGGGGCGAGGGAAATATTCCATGACTTGATCAACATGGAGGTATGCatctgtcaaaactcattgaattcTACTCTTAAAACAGAtgcattatcttttatgtaaattatatctcaataaacatgAACCTTGCATTCCAGTGGGAGGAGAGAAACattaagcaaataaacaaatatgaatGGTGGAGAGCAGAATGGTGAAGGATAAAGCTTTTGTGGAAGGGAAGTGGATGGGGTTAGAACCATCAGGAGGGCAGAGGAAGGGACTATGGTTTCAGAAACGATTTTGCCTGTTCGTCTTCCCAGGAATATGAGTGCCTGGAGCAGGAAAACACGGTGCTGCGGAGAGAGATCGGGAAGCTGACGGAAGAGCTGCGGCACCTGAGTGAGGCACTGAAGGAGCACGAGAAGATGTGCCCGCTGCTGCTCTGCCCCATGAACTTCGTGTCTGTGCCTCGGCCGGACCCGGTGGCCGGATGCCTGCCCCGGTG from Choloepus didactylus isolate mChoDid1 chromosome 2, mChoDid1.pri, whole genome shotgun sequence encodes the following:
- the BATF3 gene encoding basic leucine zipper transcriptional factor ATF-like 3 isoform X2, yielding MSQGLPATGSVLQGSVAAPGNQSQPQSPEDDDRRVRRREKNRVAAQRSRKKQTQKADKLHEEYECLEQENTVLRREIGKLTEELRHLSEALKEHEKMCPLLLCPMNFVSVPRPDPVAGCLPR
- the BATF3 gene encoding basic leucine zipper transcriptional factor ATF-like 3 isoform X1, giving the protein MSQGLPATGSVLQGSVAAPGNQSQPQVSPEDDDRRVRRREKNRVAAQRSRKKQTQKADKLHEEYECLEQENTVLRREIGKLTEELRHLSEALKEHEKMCPLLLCPMNFVSVPRPDPVAGCLPR